Proteins from a single region of Prinia subflava isolate CZ2003 ecotype Zambia chromosome 10, Cam_Psub_1.2, whole genome shotgun sequence:
- the RTCA gene encoding RNA 3'-terminal phosphate cyclase yields the protein MELPLLPAWRRARRLLLPAAEPPRRAGREAPPLCACPAPPPAPSTGTGTSTAASRPRLRRETLLAPGLLRRGLAVFRAPPGSHRRGFCERHRSSPAMDGDRVEIDGGIMEGGGQILRVSTALSCVLGLPLRVRRIRAGRSQPGLRPQHLSGLEIVRDLCDGKLGGGEIGSTEITFTPGKIKGGTHIADTKTAGSVCLLMQVAMPCVLFAASPSELHLKGGTNAEMAPQIDYTVMVFKPIVEKFNFKFNCDIKRRGYYPQGGGEVVVQMSPVKELSPINLTERGTVTKIYGRAFVAGALPIKLAKDMSAAAVRCIRREIRDLYINIQPVREPDDQAVGTGSGIIIVAETSTGCLLAGSSLGKRGKNADKVGIEAAEMLLQNLKHGGTVDDSLQDQLIIFMALAKGVSRVKSGPITLHTQTAIHFAEQLTKAKFTVTKSEEEDPGNDTYIIECQGMGMINSNLES from the exons ATGGAGCtacccctgctccctgcctggcgCCGGGCCCGCCGGCTGCTCCTCCCCGCCGCGGAGccgccccggcgggcgggcagggaggCGCCTCCGCTCTGCGCCTGCCCGGCACCGCCGCCCGCCCccagcaccggcaccggcaccagCACCGCAGCATCCCGGCCGCGCCTCCGCCGCGAAACGCTCctggccccggggctgctgcgCAGAGGGCTCGCCGTGTTTAGGGCCCCGCCGGGATCCCATCGGCGCGGCTTCTGCGAAAGACACCGCTCATCGCCGGCCATGGACGGGGACAGGGTGGAGATAGACGGCGGGATCATGGAGGGG GGTGGGCAGATCCTGCGGGTGTCCACGGCGCTGAGCTGCGTGCTGGGGCTGCCGCTGCGGGTGCGCCGGATCCGCGCCGGGCGGAGCCAGCCCGGCCTCAG ACCTCAGCATCTGTCTGGATTGGAGATTGTTCGAGATCTGTGTGATGGGAAGCTGGGCGGTGGAGAAATTGGCTCAACAGAAATAACCTTCACTCCTGGGAAGATCAAAGGTGGAACCCACATAGCAGACACAAAAACAGCAGG GAGTGTGTGCCTACTGATGCAGGTAGCAATGCCCTGCGTGCTGTTTGCTGCTTCCCCATCAGAGCTCCATTTAAAAGGTGGCACTAATGCGGAGATGGCTCCCCAGATAGACTACACAGTCATG gttttcaagCCAATAGTTGAAAAGTTCAATTTCAAATTTAATTGTGACATAAAAAGGAG GGGCTACTATCCTCAAGGAGGTGGTGAAGTTGTAGTCCAGATGTCTCCAGTCAAAGAGCTGAGCCCAATAAACTTAACAGAACGTGGCACAGTGACAAAGATTTATGGAAGGGCCTTTGTTGCTGGAGCACTGCCTATCAAA CTGGCAAAAGAcatgtcagcagcagcagtgagatgCATCAGAAGAGAAATCAGAGATCTTTACATTAACATTCAGCCTGTCAGAGAACCTGATGATCAAGCTGTTGGGACTGGCAGTGGAATAAT CATTGTTGCAGAGACCTCAACAGGTTGTTTGTTAGCTGGGTCATCACTTGGCAAGAGAG GAAAGAATGCTGACAAGGTTGGCATTGAAGCAGCTGAGATGCTGCTTCAGAATCTTAAGCATGGTGGAACTGTGGATGATTCTCTGCAAGACCAA CTGATCATTTTCATGGCACTAGCAAAGGGAGTGTCTAGAGTGAAAAGTGGACCAATTACACTTCATACTCAAACAGCTATACACTTTGCAGAGCAGCTAACAAAG GCCAAATTTACTGTGACAAAATCAGAAGAGGAAGACCCTGGTAATGATACCTACATCATTGAGTGCCAAGGAATGGGGATGATTAACTCAAACTtagagagttaa